In a single window of the Rhodamnia argentea isolate NSW1041297 chromosome 2, ASM2092103v1, whole genome shotgun sequence genome:
- the LOC115725791 gene encoding E3 ubiquitin ligase BIG BROTHER-related-like, with protein sequence MDDGEAKRDSRSRPATPPPPAARNDDDLGPDLAFAMSLLQEEEEQEEQEVQEERDRRPAAAMLSTIESEMEEEEEEEEEASDEESSDCSNEEDRYFYSLGNAFDVELGFPEGEDSGPSDIYMAELDNIDPDELSYEELIELGEIIGEEKRGLSLEQIGKCFRPYTFRSRSLAETKNGAIDSLASKEEEQEGSRPRMGSTLALSKL encoded by the exons ATGGACGACGGAGAGGCCAAGAGGGACTCGAGGAGCAGGCCGGCCACCCCGCCTCCTCCTGCCGCTAGGAACGATGACGACCTTGGCCCTGATCTTGCCTTCGCAATGTCCCTGCtacaagaagaggaagaacaagaagaacaagaagtacaagaagagagagaccgCCGCCCGGCAGCGGCCATGCTCTCCACCATCGAGAGCGagatggaagaggaggaggaggaggaggaggaggccagCGACGAGGAGTCGAGCGACTGCAGCAACGAAGAAGACCGTTACTTCTACTCCCTGGGCAACGCGTTCGACGTCGAGCTCGGGTTCCCCGAGGGAGAAGACAGCGGCCCGAGCGACATCTACATGGCGGAGTTGGACAACATAGATCCCGACGAGCTGTCGTACGAGGAGCTGATCGAGCTCGGAGAGATCATCGGCGAAGAGAAGAGAGGGCTGTCGCTAGAGCAAATCGGCAAATGCTTCAGGCCATACACTTTCCGATCCCGATCGCTAGCCGAAACGAAGAACGGAGCGATCGACA GTTTGGCatcgaaagaagaagaacaagaaggttCAAGGCCAAGAATGGGGAGCACCCTAGCACTATCTAAGCTTTAG